ATTTCCGTTCGTGTATATTGAAGACGACGTAGTGATCGGCGACAACTGTGTGCTTTTTCCATTCACGAGTGTCCTCAACGGCACGAAGATGGGCAGCAACAACAAGGTGCATCAGTGTGCAGTCTTGGGTGCATTGCCGCAGGATTTCAATTTCTGCGGCGAACAAAGTGAGCTCATCATCGGCGACAATAACATCATTCGTGAGAACGTAGTCATTAACCGTGCCACGCATGAAGGCTGCAAAACCGTCATCGGTAACGGCAACTTCCTCATGGAAGGCGTTCATATTTCGCATGATACTGTCGTGGGGAATCACTGCGTTTTCGGTTATGGCACGAAGATAGCAGGCGATTGTTGCATCGGCGATAATGTCATTTTCAGTTCCAGTGTCATAGAGAATGCAAAGACGCGTGTCGGCAGTTTGGCCATGATTCAGGCTGGAACGACATTCTCAAAAGACGTGCCACCGTATACCATTGTTGGTGGAAAACCGGCCTCATATACCGGGCCTAACAACGTGATGATGGGCAGTAACGGCATTGATGAAAAGGTTCAGAAGCATGTTGCAAACGCCTATCGACTCGTGTTCCACGGTCAGACGAGTCTCTTTGATGCCGTGC
The nucleotide sequence above comes from Segatella oris. Encoded proteins:
- the lpxA gene encoding acyl-ACP--UDP-N-acetylglucosamine O-acyltransferase, which gives rise to MSSDISPRAEVSPKAKIGDNCKIFPFVYIEDDVVIGDNCVLFPFTSVLNGTKMGSNNKVHQCAVLGALPQDFNFCGEQSELIIGDNNIIRENVVINRATHEGCKTVIGNGNFLMEGVHISHDTVVGNHCVFGYGTKIAGDCCIGDNVIFSSSVIENAKTRVGSLAMIQAGTTFSKDVPPYTIVGGKPASYTGPNNVMMGSNGIDEKVQKHVANAYRLVFHGQTSLFDAVHQIKDQVPDSAEIRSILEFLNATELGIIGKM